Within Acanthochromis polyacanthus isolate Apoly-LR-REF ecotype Palm Island chromosome 3, KAUST_Apoly_ChrSc, whole genome shotgun sequence, the genomic segment cactgcaaatcagctctgttgactATATTAATTACTACTGCGTAGTAACTGTACATACCTGTCTATTTACCCGTATTCTCACATCGCTTACTTACTATTTTATTGTATCTGCACCAAGAGCACCatagaaaattccttgtaagtgtaaaaaacctacttggcaataaaccgcattctgattctgattctgattctgattctgatgtcctcttaatattaaatattacagCTGATTTCTGCTACAAAATGAAGAGAGAACAATAAATTATAATTACCTGTGACAACCAGAGAAACTTCAGGAAAACCACAGTGTTTCAGTTCATTGTTGGATGTCTCAATAATGAACTTATATTGTGCTGAGTCGTTCTTCTTCAGGTTTTCTAATCTGAGGATGTTTTGCTTCTTTATCTTATTATATTTCACATTATGCCCTTTcaattctttctgctttttatttccCTCTGCTTTAAACCAAAGTGTAGACATTGGCTCCTCATCTTCAGAATGTGAATATTCATGTGAGATGTTGACTGAAGATCCCTCCAGAGCACAAATTCTTCTTTTCACACAATTCAGACTCCAGCAGCTGTTATCATCAGCACCTGAAATATACATAGAAAGAACTGAAATTAGTTGCTAAACTTActttaaatgatgtttaaacaaacatttctgtgtcTTACACATAAATGTTTGATATCAGGACCTGCTAGTCTCAAATGTGTTTGCGttacatattttaaacattaaataatactAAAATCATCATAAATCTCATTGTCATTTGCAGACCATTAATACAAATGTCCTGTTCCATTAGTTAACTGACAATAAGTTGGTTCATACTCACAGACATCAGCAGAGCGGAGATCCTCAAAACCTGTTACAGCACAAGAGAAGCTGGCGTTGTCTGTACTACTGGGAAGTAGaatctgttgtttttgcttctgtctgtatgttattcTGTCCTTATACCACGTAAATGAAGTCAGAGGACAGCTGGTGTTACAGGTCAGTCTGAAATGATCTTTTTCTGCAGGAGTCACTTGAGCATGAATTTCTGTGGGGAGATTTAAATACATCTTTCATTAATTTATCGTTGCCATGTCAAATACATAATTCAACACACCGACCAGATAAATTATCAAatgttacattttcaaaatgttggaTAACTGAAAACtgagaaattaaatgaaaagcaGCATAAAGTGTCTTATTAAGATGCTGAGTCACTGCATGGAGCCAGAGCAGCTTCAGTGTTTATTTAGCATTGATTCTCCAAGTTTCTGGAACTCTAGTGGAGGAATAAAACACCTCAGTTGGTGTTTGGATGATTGTGGTGAATGAGTGCTGCTCCAGAATCTCCtatgggtcattccatctcaagtCAACAAATGGCTCCAGCAGcaccatttctgatttgcattATATTCAGTTTCAGTGTGCCATTAGGTCCCAAAAGAAGATAGCAAACAGGTTTTTGGTCATATGTgtacacattttgcttttacaccCAATTATAAGGGGGTCGGTTTCGGCCTAAATCTGATAGCCGTCATTCAGGTACATACTTCAGAGGTCCATAATTCTTGAAATGTGCAAGCTAGAAGCATGAAATTCACaggaacatttcatttttcactgctagTTGCAAAACAATCATGTTTTTAGCCCTAGTCTGAGTGTGAAAAATTTTATGGAGGGTGGAATtcctagaaaaaaacaaacgaaAATCTTAATTTTGCGCATGTCTGAAAGGCCTCTGTATGCcattttaatctaaaaaaacatattaaaacagcatttctttctttagtATGGGTCTTTACTGACATGCTAAAACCACTGTTGAAGTACTCAGCTGTTTAGTGTGGCTGCAGGACCTACTTTAATTAGGGGCGAATCTGAAATTTCATGAAATGCaaccacatttttcaccatgtgtGATAAATAGCACCACTCTGAAACTTTTAGTAAAGAATCTTTGTGTACTAGTtgtcaaaacttcaaaatattgaATTGGTGTTCTGTCACCTTCATATTGAAAATCTAGGCCAAAAGGAGGCCTAAAATGCCCTCGGCCATCATTTTTGCCAGATTTAGGGCAAAGAAGTGTCACAGGCCCTTAGAGGATAcaggtttctttgttgtttatgtATGATAAGATGGTTGCAACACTCCATCAAAGCCTATATGGAGATGGTTTGAAATACTGAACTCACTGACTCTAGCCTGTTAGTTTTGGAAACATTCCCATGAAGCCCTGGAGCCACGACAAGGTCGGCTAGTTGTTCcagggttttattttttgttattttttttgtattttttttatggcAATCACTGGATTTCATGTGCTGCCCCACCGAGCAGGGTTGCATGGCTGTAGCCATCTTGCTGCCCTTTCTTTAGATCAGAAAGGTATAATTCACAAATAGTGGTTTGAAGTACAGTTCAAGGTACCAAAGTAATTTAAGTTCCAATTGCCCACAGAAGAGCAGAGAGTTATTAGACTGAGGTAGAGATTTTCAGAACTTGTACCAAACCCTCCCCTTAAAGTACATCATCAGTATAAATAGTTGTGGTGTCCCTAGACTGGGTGTGTTGGCCTCAACAGGTAATAAGTGTGGTTTCATAACATCTGCTGATATACCTGAGGTGCAATATGACACATTtgatacttcaaaataatatatgTTGTATGGCAAAAATGCTGCTCCAGGGCACTTTCAGGCCCCTATTTGACATAGATTTTCTATATGAAGGAGCCAGAACACCAATTcaatattttgaatttttattactAGAATATGAAGATTCACTGCTAAAAGTTTCAGAGTGGTGCTATTTATCACACATGGTGAAAAATATGGTTGAATTTCACAAAATCCCAGATTCGTCCTCATTAAAATAGGTCCTGCAGACAAACTAAACAACTGAGTACTTCAACAGTCAGTCAAGACCCATACTCAATGATTAAATACTATGAGtcataatttattgatttaaatggcATACAGAGAGCTATAAAGACATGGGCGAAAttaagattttcagtttttttcaagaaatcaaccctccaaaaaaaatgttcacactcAGGCTAGGGCTAAAAGTCAGATTGTTTTGTAATcagtagtgaaaaatgagatgatCCTGTGAATTTCAGGCCTTTAGCTGTTATATTTCAAGAATTATGGCAATGTGAAGTACCTACCAGAATGACGGCTATCAATTGTAGGCCTAAACCTACCCCCATATAATGGGgtgtaaaagcaaaatgcaTACACATATTACAGAGAACCTGTTTCCTACCTTCCTTTGGGACCTAATGGCACACACAGACTGAATATGGTGGAAATCAAAGGTGGTGCTGCTGGAACTTTTTTGGATATTGGTTgatttgacatggaatgaccccTATAGGTGTTGTGCTTAGATCTGGTGACTACAAAGGCCATGATAtatgattcatttcattttaatcttCACCAAACCATTCAGTGATCCTCATGTTCTATGGATGTAGTGCTGAACAGATTTGTATTGATTTACAGTGACTCATCCCTCTAAAGAGGCAGATGGACCCAAACCATGTCAGCACCACAGAGCCACCAGATCCCGTCACTGGaggcttttcctttaattcgACATTCATCTTTATGTAGAACTGAACACAGTCTTAACACAGAATAATTGATCTGGTGTAAAACACTGCCTTTAAAGACATTAGATTTGAGGTGTGTGTAAATGAAGAACCTTCACCTCTGGGATATGTGATGGAGCAGGGCTCACTCTTAAATGAACACATCCTCCCTGTAGCATAGGTCACACTGAAGCAGGTAGATGTGACAGaatctgcacaaaaacaagttaaattcTGAGTGAATGCTGAGGTTTTCTTGAACATTAAATCTGAGGTTTTTAAcgtcactcacccactgagacTTCAGGAGCTCTGAGAACCTCGTAGCCTTTGACAGCACAGGAGTATCTGACTGCTTCATCACCGCTGAGCAGCTCTTGGTACCAGGGAGACCAGTCCTCATAGAGAAGAGCTCCGTTCTTGTACCAGATGTAGGCTGCAGGGTTTTCAGTCAGAGGACAGCTGGTGCTGCACATCAGAGTTACTGTCTGTCCCTCTGTGGAGGGAAACACCTTCACCTGCAGGTCTGAGACAGTTATTATGAATAACATTAACTCACTGTTTGTTGTTAAAGTGATCAGTTTATACATGAATGATGATCACTGTACCTGTAACTTTGAGAGGAATTGTCAGATCTGTCTGACAGCTGACTGATTGGCCAGCAGGTTTTCCACAGCAGTAAAGCTTTGTATCACTGTCCGATAGATTGTTGATTGTTAGAGTGAAGTTATTCTCTTCTGAGATGCTGTACTTTGAATGATTTCCATCTGCAGATACTTCAATCCTGGAGAAATCCAAGCTTATGGTGTGCCATTCCAAACCTGAAGTTGGATGTTCAGCTGAGCAGGTCAGATTCACTGATGAACCTTTCAAAGCACAGATGATGATTTGTTTTCCCTGAACACCTTTAACAGAAGATTTCATGAGCAAACATCAAGTCAGAATTACAGTTTCCAACATTCCTCTGATCAGTTATTGATAACAGTCTGATACTATAAAAGATCACTCTCTTACTTCCAGAAACACGAGGAGCTCAGAACAGCAGAACAAGTGAACTTACAGTGAATCTTAATTTGTCAAAACTTCAGCTTCTAGATTacattttcattccattttCATTAGCATAAAGAGGAAAAGTGATCAAACATACCTGAGATGTTGAGAATGAACCCCAGAAGCACACATGCAGCTGCTGCCAGGAACATGGTTGTTGTAGACTTTAGCTTCTAATCAGGAAGTTGGTTGTTTGATTCTTTAAATGACCTTATTACAGCGGCTGCTTTTATGAAATCTGCTACAAAATATCCAGAATATTAATGAATGACAGAAATCAACAGCGCCGTCTTCTCACAGaggaaaatgtgaatgtgtctgACAGAGACACTGCTTCTGTTCCACTCAGAAACCATTTCCTTCCTTATAACTGTTATGACAAAGAGGAGACCTCTAGTGAAGAACCTGTGTAGTGAAAGGATTATATCATGTAATGTTACATTTATTGTCTCCCTGTATAATTTGTCAGCATTCttagaattattatttttcattcctTGTGTCTTCATGAAACTTGAAGTGGGAataaatgtcattgttttttcATGAGAAAGTTGTTGTGGTCGCCAGAATGAGAGCAGAGACATGTGGGGGTGTCAGAGGTATTTTTGTGgtgtagaaaaaaagaaaacttcacTGAAGAGAAACgtgaaaaatgtgatgttttaatttaTCACAACAAATGCAGACAGCctaatatttcaaacagttaacaAGAGATttctaaaacattttcacaatgaagCTTTCTGGTGAATTTATtctgaaaaaagataaaatattttacacattgGAGCCAGATTAtcacaaaatacatacacacaGAAAACTTGGATTGGGAAGtgatagtttttattttttgttttctgacacAGACGCCACAAGTAGATGACTAATAAACAATGTTAAACACAGACTAGAACCTATCAATAATCTGATTAAGTCAAAACATACTGGCAGTCCAAATACAGTATCTGGCAAATTcttaaataatatttacattCTTGAACAAGGACGGCACGGTGTGAGGTGGTTAGcgctgtcgcctcacagctggAAGGTCCTGGGTTTGAATCTGGGCCTggagtctttctgtgtggagtttccatgttctctaTGTGCAGTGTGGGTTCTCATCAAAcgctccagcttcctccctcagtccaaaaacatgctgaggttaactggtggtTCTAAATTATCCATTGGTGTGAATGTGGGTGTGATTggttgtttgtctttctgtgtgcagccctgtgatggactgctGGTCTGTCCAGAGGGAGCCCTGCTTTCACCCAaactcagctgggatagactccagccccccaatGACCCTAGAGTGGTGTATAGGTa encodes:
- the LOC110965099 gene encoding B-cell receptor CD22-like isoform X2, which translates into the protein MFLAAAACVLLGFILNISGVQGKQIIICALKGSSVNLTCSAEHPTSGLEWHTISLDFSRIEVSADGNHSKYSISEENNFTLTINNLSDSDTKLYCCGKPAGQSVSCQTDLTIPLKVTDLQVKVFPSTEGQTVTLMCSTSCPLTENPAAYIWYKNGALLYEDWSPWYQELLSGDEAVRYSCAVKGYEVLRAPEVSVDSVTSTCFSVTYATGRMCSFKSEPCSITYPREIHAQVTPAEKDHFRLTCNTSCPLTSFTWYKDRITYRQKQKQQILLPSSTDNASFSCAVTGFEDLRSADVCADDNSCWSLNCVKRRICALEGSSVNISHEYSHSEDEEPMSTLWFKAEGNKKQKELKGHNVKYNKIKKQNILRLENLKKNDSAQYKFIIETSNNELKHCGFPEVSLVVTGLSVTMTPSAEVTEGQRVTLTCSTSCPLTDNNNYIWYLNGRPLSQNKHLVLDPVSLQDAGNYSCAVKTHEHMTSAAKMLTVHSIKGNSGAVAVGVGAALVVLILLAVILWIGFCRKKKTSSQSPNEETLDNLEQSQYDLKYSEILPQPAEEEHYYSRVRFSQDQTNPLYSTVQPHQSQEQELTPYDVVEIRPNTTK
- the LOC110965099 gene encoding B-cell receptor CD22-like isoform X1: MFLAAAACVLLGFILNISGVQGKQIIICALKGSSVNLTCSAEHPTSGLEWHTISLDFSRIEVSADGNHSKYSISEENNFTLTINNLSDSDTKLYCCGKPAGQSVSCQTDLTIPLKVTDLQVKVFPSTEGQTVTLMCSTSCPLTENPAAYIWYKNGALLYEDWSPWYQELLSGDEAVRYSCAVKGYEVLRAPEVSVDSVTSTCFSVTYATGRMCSFKSEPCSITYPREIHAQVTPAEKDHFRLTCNTSCPLTSFTWYKDRITYRQKQKQQILLPSSTDNASFSCAVTGFEDLRSADVCADDNSCWSLNCVKRRICALEGSSVNISHEYSHSEDEEPMSTLWFKAEGNKKQKELKGHNVKYNKIKKQNILRLENLKKNDSAQYKFIIETSNNELKHCGFPEVSLVVTGLSVTMTPSAEVTEGQRVTLTCSTSCPLTDNNNYIWYLNGRPLSQNKHLVLDPVSLQDAGNYSCAVKTHEHMTSAAKMLTVHSIKGNSGAVAVGVGAALVVLILLAVILWIGFCRKKKTSSQSPNEETLDNLEQSQYDLKYSEILPQPAEEEHYYSRVRFSQDQTNPLYSTVQPHQSQEQELTPYDVVEIRPNTTK